The window TTGTCTATGTACCCAGGCCACTATTATTTGTGATTCTGGTAGTTAAAGTCTGTGGTTAACTGTTCCAGTATGCTGCAGGGTTTCTACTAAAATGttgtattaaaacattttccttactGCATTATACCTACCTGTCCTTACACCTGCTTGTTGGATATGCATCCCTTGCAGGTCACTGTGAAGCCAGGGTTAGGAGGGTTTCTCTTAGGACACAATATATTAAGAATTACAAGACAAAAAGCAACTTTGGCTTACTGTAATATTGAAGAATGGTTCTCTAGATAGTTGATACATTATTCCAACTGTAGAGAAAGCTGcatctttaaataaattcttaGGTGTTAGTGGGATACATGCAGCTTTTCAGTGAGCAGGGAATTTTAGTAtctacaaataacaagcaaaaaTACCCTGTGTTATGCTTGCAAAATAATTGGACCTGGTAGGCAGTGCTATTGACTGACTTTATAGATAAAGAAAGATTACAGAAAGGGGAAGGTCTTGGGCAGACTGTGTCAGTCTCAGAGTCAGGTAAATACAAATGCATTCCTGCCAGGGTCACAGCTCCACTGTTGACATGTTTGACTTAGGTTTTTCCTCTAGTATTTCATTTCTCCAAAGTATTTTATGTTGAAGACAGATCAACCTTGAAAGATAATTAATGTTTAagcaacagctgaaatactaaattaatttccctaCTCTGAGCACAAGGTTAGACTAGGTAACAGCTGCCGGTCCCATTCAGCCTGAACTGCTTACAgcaacaataaaaacatttaaatactgATGGTTCaggttaggaaaaaacaagGACTTAAAGTCTGGTTTTGTCTAGTTTCAGGGCAACTTCCTCCTTTATTACACTCTTACTAAAATATTCTAGAAAATCTTAACCCAAACACATAACTATTTTATTGAAATTCACAAGAGATATTTACAGAACTGTAACTGGCTCCAACACTTTCTCAAAATACAGCACTTCAGAGGCCTGTTTGACAGAATGGCTTGCATCCCAATGAACACTTAAGTAAGAAGCAGGACAGCTATCCAGCTATGGAAGAAAGGTTCCAGAAAACTTGGGTCAGTTTACTGTCAAGGAGACCTTGATCCCCAAGGCCTGAGGGCTGGGAGGTAGAGGCCAAATGCCCATATGCATGCTGCCATGCAGAGCCCAAACTCTGCCTGTGTTTTCATTCTCTTAAGAAAATGGGGGAACATATCCAATGTCCACAGTGATGTTGGTATAAAGAGGATGCCTTGTCTTGGAAAGGAGCTTGAACTCTAATGAATTCATTCCATCATCCTTCCATGTTTTTCTGGTGTTGTGTCGGGTAGTAGGCCTGTAGAGGGAATAATACATGCAGTTAGATAGAAGAACAAAGGTGATGTTGGCAGctgaagctgcagaagaaacagtCTTCCAGAGAGGGCAAGGGCTTATAGCAGATGAAAGCTACTAGCAGAAGAGCCCCAAGAAAATTCTTCTCACGTATAATACAGACTCGAGAGAGAAGGCATTTTCTAATCTGTTTAGTCTTATAATAAGTTGAGTATTCTGAACAAGGACAATTTGGACTGGAGACTAGCAAGGTGGCAACTACAgtctgcaaaaaaaccaacaaactggCAGCCAGCTTAGAGAGACCTGGGAGTGCAACACAGGCTTGCAACAATGGTGTATATAGGCTGCAGTAGGTAGGTTTTAAGACAGGGTTGTTATGGAAACCTGAGTTTTGAGATGATAGAGGGAAGCGTGCACTGTCAGTATGAGAAGCCTCTACCACACTTGACCCAACaccctcctccagctcttttctgtaaaactggGTCTTTGCTAAGGTCTCTTATAGCACCTTCCTCATGTCCTCAAACTAGAATGCTGCTTTCTGCTATTTTAATGGCACATTGCAAATCTGCAGATTGAAGAGCAAGTTTTTGTTATAGGGGAGTTGTAACAAAGTAGCCCTTCAAACAACTACTCCTTGGTTACAAGACAGgcagtatattttttaaagttttattccCTGAATAATTTGATGCTTAGCAGTAGGAAACAAGGAGAAACCCTTCAAATGCGGAGACAGGTACAGAATGATTCAGTTGAAACTGACTGGGAACCTTCTTTAAATAGCCacattaaagcagaaaaacaagcagcagcagttttgagGAAGATAACTGCCTGCCCCCACCACCCCAGAACAGTTACCTTCTCCAAGGCTCTCGTGTCTCAGCCTCTTCATTGTAGTCCATCACTTTGTAGCGTCCAAGGTGAGGTGATGTCCGAACTATTTCCATTCCTGCTAACCGAATcctttaaaacaacaaacaaaatatttgcttagGCATAAAGATGCAATTTCTAGGCAAGTTACAAAGTCAGAGATGATTTTCAGTGTTAATGCaatcaaagcaaaatgcagaagCTGAAAGGAGCAAGTTTAACACCATGGTGCCACATTATCTTCTCTAGCAGTTCTAACCAGGCTtgggctggaaagctgccagCTGCAATGCACTTCAAACGGGGTACAAAGAGGATTATAGCGAGCAGGGAGTGAACAACGGCATACAGAGCATTCAAGAGCAATTTCCACGAATTTGACAATTGAGCGTTATTTTCACTTCCTCGTAAAACCAGAGCTTTTACTGCCTAGAGGTCCATCAcctaaacttttaaaaaaaaccaaaccaaacaaaaaacccccaaacttgcagtttctgaaaaaaagccaGTCCTGAGTTTCAGATCCAGATTAAGCTTTTCCCTGTTCTTTGAGAAATGCCATTCATTCAGATTGCCCGATTAGAGGACTAGCTTCATAAAAGATTAGTGATAAATACAGGCACCAGACAAACAAGTGTGAGCTGTTCAGCTGCAgaacagttaagaaaaaagtGAACTGAAGGCTCAGAATTCCAGAAGAGAGCTCCTAAAACCAGCATTTTGGGTGACATTCAAGCAATCCATTGCTGATGGCATTTATGTTAGTTTACTAACAAGAAGTGCTGTAATAGTTCTAGGGCTAGCAAACTTCTTTTATCATAGGGCAGCTCTTACAGAGAAAATTCCTGTGAATATAAGAATGACTGTTTGCTCAATCAAGGTTATCTAACTGGCATGTTTGCAGCATTTGATTGCCTTCCCTTGAGATCTGGTACAGCAGCAAGCTGCACTGAAGCACGAATGTTATAAAGCTGAAAGAGGctacagaactgaaaatatttgttagtCTAGAGCCATCAAATGATTACAACACATCATTGACAGTATGACATAGTATTATTTCAGATTGAGTTTTAGACAAggtttcttgttttctgaacaTAAGCTTATTGCACATTCAATCAAAAAGACGACGAAAAGTGAGAACACTGAACCAGCTTTGCTGTTATAGTTTTGCATTGCAAGATTAAACTAAAGATGTAATATGAAACAGTTACTATATTAATTTACTGTTAAGAAGAACTCAACAGACTTTCCTGTAGTTGATAATGTTAACACATAAGCGGTTCCAATTAGAGTAGTGCTTTCTTCTAATAAAAGGTAGATGCTGGTGTTTGCTAGGACTAATATTACAGAGTACTACAGTCTGCCAACTATAAGCAGCagccagcatttttttcccccactaaCTCTGCTTTAATAAGCAGTATCCCAGCATAAAAGCTttacacaggattttttttcttttgagatttcAATATCCAATTTCAAATAGTAATTAATTTTGTTGCTACATGGTACGAAGTGCTTGAGCAGCACCTCCTAAAATCCAAATCCCTTTAAGTGCATCAAGCTGACCATTCAAAACCAGCCAGCTCATTCCTAACTTATGCAGGTTGAGACTTGAATATTATGTGAATAAATCATTAACAGGCACTGTCCATGGCCCCCACATACCTGTGGGCCAGAACATTGCTAATCGTTAGTATAAGTTTTCAGAGAAACACCACATGATTAACTTCCCTTCAAGAAAGGGCTATTTTGGGATTGACATAACCTACTTGCCTCAAGAGATTTCTGTAAGGAAGTGGACTCCTATGTGTAACTGGCATGACTCTCTACCACTGGTACTGAAACCATTAGGCACATTAGATGCCTAAGCTCTACTAAGAACAGCTGAATAGACCCAGCATTGTCATGTTTGATTTAAAGATCTATTTTCCTGGCATTCCATTCCTTTAAGTAAATGCTGAATCTCTAAACACTCATACACCCTTTTAGTTAGCTTTCTCTGAAAGGCAAAGGAGGAATTCTATGTTAGAAAACCTGACTTTCAATTCCCAGAAGAATACTGCTTTGTAAAGACTCCTACAGTCCTCAAACAGAGCATTCCACCGAAACTGTGTAACTTGTCACACTGTGCAAgaccaaaaaaatcacacaaggCCTCTATTGTCAGTTTAGTTTTATAAACTCCCCATGAGCTTGCCTCAGTGCAGGATGATGAAGGTGCGCGGTACAACTACAAAGCTGAACAAAGAAGCTACAGCCATGATTTCATACTTGAAGAATTTGCATTAGGTAGAATACCTGGAACTAAACTTACTGTATTCACTTCTATAGCATGCTGCTGCCATGGCAACTAAAGTACCAGAAAAAATATCAGATCTTGCTGTCACTGACTCACCATAGTACACTGCCTTCTCCATCGCCCAGCACTGGAGACAGAAGTTAGGATTCCTTGTGTTCCTTAATTCCAAGTATTGGTGATTAGGTAATACTTGGAGCAACCTAGAATGCACTTAAATTCCCAACTGTCTGAGAATTAATAAGTACCTTCTTGGTTTTCTTATTCATCAAGCTTGTAGATTCCTTTCCTCCCTTGTGGCTGTTAATGTCAATGGAGTCACTTGTCAACTACTGGTGCTTATAACCCCCTGGATGCACTCCAGAGCGACTGAAGGCACAAGCATGTGAAGTAACATTCCACCCTCCAGAGTCTGAGGAAAGCTTTGTCCTCCTGGCACACAATGATTGGATTCATAGATTCTGAGCCTCTTCGGACACTAACTATTCCCAATGCCAACAGCATTTTGGATTATGATGATACTGCAGCATGTTAAGGAACCAcatctttgttccttttgtAGGGTAACGCTACATGTTTCACTAGTCTGCCTGGTTCTATTTTAAGCCTGTCCCGCACATTAGTACCTTGCAGCAATGTCATCATTTTCACCACCGCTGCCCCAGTATGTGTTTGGAAACCCATTCATCTTCATGTAATGTTCTGGAGTCAGAGCAGATACACCCCCAAAAAAGGACTTATATGGCagactaaaagagaaaaaaaaaaaaccatcaatACTGAAGGCTAACaccagtccttcacaaactaACATCATGATCAAAATCACACATATATCACATAGACAGTCGTGACAGTGCCAAAACCCAGTACCCAATACTAGTGTAATTTCTATCATGTGATGTCCCCTCCATCATTCCCCCCACCAGCAGGCCAAAGTAAAGCTGGTTTTGAAATTCACATCTTGTGTTCATTCAAAATACTTGCATCCCATCACACATGTTCCACGTAATCCAGTAATTCCCGCCCtacatttttattctggaaggaaaggcaaagagaaatCTGCCAGTCATTTGCCACCAAGCTAACAGTGGAACAGGGAACTGCAGGCAAGGAGCTGTTCAAGATTGCATGCTTAGGTTAAGAATACCCTTTTTTGGGGAAGTCATTagtgcaaaacaaacaaaaaacctcttaAAGGCTGTTATCTTCCACTGTCCCCATTCATACCTTCTATGCAGGAAGTGAACCAATTAGGATATTACATCTAAAGCAGATGGGAGGCACTTACATGTACTGAAACTTATCCATGGCACTAGCCATGTGCTTGGGATAGTATTCATCACAAACATAGAGATTATAATCATTCTCAGGGACTAAGTCCACGTCATGCAGGAGAAGGCAGTCCCAGTCTTCATCCTTCAGGGCTTCCCGGACACCAACATTAAGCAGCTTTGCTCGGTTAAATGTACCATTCCCcacctggaaaagaaaacctacatttcttcaccaagaaagcaaagaggatAAGCCAATTAAAATTTGTGTTAGTAAAAAAAGCCTTATTCAATTGAATGACACAGGAATGAATCAAAACTGGCTGCAAATTTCATGCCCCAGACTATGGACATTTTACCCACTCTCTTCACAATATTCTCAGCAATTGTAGGCTTTGCTATGTCAGGGGCTATGGACTGTGGGCACCTGAAGAAGGCTGATTTTTAAGAGACCGGTAAGTCAATTCTCAGGTGCACATCTGCACATCAACACTTTTGTCCTGACCACTGCTTATTAAAGCttagaaatgagaaaacataTCTTagtcacaaacaaaaaagcttctCCCTCCCAATCagttataatttttaattaattaatccaAAACTTGCTCTCTCACCAGTGATCTTTTGCAATACAAGTCCAGGTCAGTTAAACATGACTGTTTGACCTGCATAGGTTGGCCCACAGCAAGGTCAAGCTAGATGGTTTTATTTGATACAGTCTAAAAATATCCCACTTCACTTTAGCATTTAGTCTCAACAGTTTTTGCTCAGTAGCCTCACTGACAAGCCACATTCAACTCTTGAACAGCTGAGAATACAAGTTAGCACTTAATGACATCTTTACCtctctagaagaaaaaaaaaaaagcagatcaaTAGCAGAGTGATGATCTTGACAAGTGGTATGGTGTTTCAGTCATTAGCAGCCATTGAGATGGGACGGCATATAACTGACCTGCTGTCACACCAAATGATACTTCCACATTAGAAGATTCACATTTCTCGTTCAGAACCTAACCCTTAACTGGGAAGGTCAGCTACACCACCAGGCACATCTGGTTTAGGTTTACCTGCTGAATCAAGTAGATACTGTAACTGAGCTGCTGGCGCTGCAAGAAAGGATGAATATAGTAGAGAAGATGGTGAAGGTACTTCTCCTGGTTCCTGTAGGCTACAAGGATGGCTGATTTGTAGCGGGCCAAGCAGTGAGGTGGCCTGTAGCGGCCACCAGACtgaacaaaaggattttttttgatgATCATTCTTTCACTAGGGAGCACCCTGAAGGTGATGGTTAACGGACCAACTGTAAGgacaggcagaaaaagaaagaaaaaaaaaaaaaatcagtgatgtTTCCCAGCCTTCATTCAAGTCTATTAGATTAACTACATATGTTTACTACTTAAGACACCAGCCCTACCCTAGCACAGAACAGTTAACAATGCCATGCAGATGTGCCCACATGATTAATTCCACCACTGCCTGATGGTCACCTCCCCACAGCTTCACACCGAGGGGTGCCAGGCTTAGCACCAGGCCAGCAGGCTACCTGCCAGAGAGGCATCCTGAGTCCTGGCACAGCCAGCAAGCCTCACCGggctcctgcagagctggctctTTCCTGGTAGTGGCTCTCTACTACGCAAGCCAACCTTCTGTCTTGTGTTGCTTAGATGGGATCCTTGAATAAATGTATTCACTGTAAGACTAGCAttgaaaatgaattaatatGGACACACCTGCTTTTGCTACCCATAAGGAAAAAGTCTCTAAGCCTCTTTCAGAAAAGGTTCAAGGACAAAGATGTCCAAAAGAATATCCAGCAGGTTGGGGGAAGAAACAGTTTAAAGCCTGGATGAATACAAACACTTTAGGAAACGttaactttataaaaaaaaaagtttcaagttCAATATGATGTTATAACCACAGGCCACAAGGCCTGTATTTGCTATATTATTTAATTATACACACTGTAATAGGCAGGCAGTACTTCAAAGTTTTGGGAGAAGCAGATGACAGAACtgagaaggcagaggagaaatgtTACATGTTTTCAGGAACAGACACAGGGTGGCAAAAGAAACTACATATGATAGTTCCTCTACTCATCACCatgattttaaatgcaaaacatacCCAGCATGTTTAACAATTTttacctaattaaaaaaaaaaaatccgcaTTTTAATCTGAATTCTTCCATTCTTCAGATGGAAAAAGTTTGACAAGTCACAAGTAAGAAAGAATCAGTATAAAGCGTCAATCGCCATTTTAACACGTCTCATATTGTAgcaatacaaacaaacaaattccaCAGTTATTTAAATGCTCGTCCTTCTGGGTAGTGAGAAAAGGTTCCAGAACTAGCAGAAGAGTTACATTTATACACAAATCATTGTGTCTTAATGGTTTCCAACCACTACCAACTTCTaaggaaataaagcacaaaCATAGAATAAGATTAAAATCTATTACTTAAAAGAACTATGAAGAAACCTTTACCTAATCACAATTAAAAGCTGACAATTTCAAATGACAGCTTTAAGTAGGACCAACAATTCTCTGCAGGCCACGCTacacaaagataaaatattttttgcaccACAAGCCTGTGAGgcaagttgttgggttttgatttggttttgggctttttttttttttaaatagctataATTAAGTTTTCCCTTTCCTTACAAGCTCAGCTTGAAGCAAGTTTCCAGTAGCTTGTAAGTCAGACTCCCTCTtaaaccactgaaataaattattctctCAAAAACTTCTGATAACGAAGCTTGAGAAAGAGCAAGTATTTCAGCCTGGTGTTTAGTAGCTTTCATTTGAGCAGGGAAAGATATGAGTGTGTCTTAAgtctaattaaatatttaagcaataTGCCCAGAAGATACTTCTTCCAACTCTTCCTACGGTCAAGTTTCTGCTACaattctaacaaaaaaaaaaaaaaagtttaaaattgaGCATGAGTTCACCCACATCCTGTTTAACTGACACAGAGGGAAGCAACATCCCTCCACGGGTtgcgggggggggtgttggaGGGTTTTTGggatgtttggttttggttggttggtttgggggggggtggttttgAGCACTAACAAGGCTTAGGGACTTAATTTGGCGTAAGATTCAAGCTGTCCATTCAGAAGTGGGAAAAACTGTGCTAGTACGTGGAAGTTGGCATACCTCATATTTCTGATGGGCAAACCTATACTAAgtgtctcctcttcctcctcaaggAACACACATAATGGCATTTCTTGAAGGTCGGTCTGAACAGCCACTGATCCTATTCCTCACACTGTCAAAAAGGTCTAGCCACTAAGAATCCCACTtcatggtttgtttttgttggttgggttttgtttgtttttaaaaggaaaacctgaaTTTTGCTCATCAGCAAGATTATGCAATAGCTGACTCTTAAGTACCACTTTCCCTAAGTATCTAAAACACAAGGGGAATTTGATTTTGACTGCGTTATCCTCAGTAGGAAACTGGAGTACATTGCCATACCTTTGTACCTGAAACAGCAGAGTAGTTCTCGAGAGAATCCTGCGGCAGACCCATGAATCTAGGTCACATTTACTGTTAAGATTTTATTATGTTATTACCTACTTCATTGCAGAGAGTTTCCTGTTCTGCCTTTAAGACCACTACATTTCAGTCCAACATTGTTTTTAACCTCTAGTTTACGTTGCTTTTTAGACTTATGAACTCCCTGATTAGCAGATCTTTTAACAAAAGCACCATTAACCACTGATTTGATGACAACTGGAGCTTGCTAAAGAAATGTTATATTCAGATCAGATTTCAACTACAGATCACTGctcaaaggaaaacataagAAAGGGAATTAATCCCTTTTGTTCTCCCACAAAggcagggttttgttttcttaatacAATTGAGGCTCTTTGTATTGCAGAGTAAGATTCTATAGTGttaactttaaattaaaaaaaaccccaaatctaaATTTGGACATAAAGGCATGAGTAAGATAATGTACAATAGCTTCACTCCTGTTGTCTCCTTCCATACCCAAGCATGTGATTCATGAGGGtaacatctgcattttttcagGTGTTTCAAGATGTCACGTTGTCCTGAGCTGCCTGGCTCTATACCTCAAACAACTCAGTCCAGAAACTCAATATAGTATATGtcaagaaaagcacagaaaaaaagttaatctgTGCTTTACATCTCCCAAACCTCTGGCTGCCCTACACTCCTTGGCTACAAGCTAAATTCTGGCGCTCAGGTCTCCTTTCTGCCCAACTAACAAAAGGCTAATGTGCTGTAACCCAATTAAATCCCAGATGTGAACAGAGCAGTTGCAGGCTGCACCaaatagggaaaaataaaactgttaaagCACAGCtttgggaaaggaggaaaaacccaTCTTAGATATGCTAGAAAGCACAGGATCCCAATTCAGGCAAGGTACAGAATCAACACCCTGAAGTGTCCAAGCAATTTCTCGTTAGCCTGGTTCCTAAACTACTTCCATGCCTGTACCATCACACGGAGGGTATTTAATAAATACGAAACTTTAGCATGTAGAGTTAAAACAATCCCCTGTCTGTATTGTTAGCCCGTGCCAGTGACAGCATACTCCCTGCTTGCTTTACTTCCTAGGCAACATTTGACTATCAGGGGGATCTATTGATTTTGACCAAATCTATCCCATCTTAAGAAAGAAACTACGTGACTTGCCGCACATTTAAAGTTAGCAGCTGTAATTACTGAATTCAGCCAGAACAAACAGAACTTACAAAGCTAAACAAATAGGAACAGTAGCATGGATGATTACCTCACTGAGAAAGTGCAGCACCACACACTACATTAATAGAGTCATATTTGTATAATTCTgtttgaatgaaagaaaaaaaaagcagaccaACAGCCTTAATTTAAGCACCAGTTTCTAATGACAGAATACAAGGCTGCCTCaactgcagctgaaaataaatctcAGCAATACCACctttttacttctctttaaAACCAAGAGAAGAAACTCTAGTAGGAGAGCATCCATTAGAAAACATAGCAGGAGCTACTCATTACCACAACAGATGGTCACACTCATGAAAAGGTTATGACAGATGGGAGTGAAATGGAGTAACTACTATAAGAAgggctttgaaaaaaattcttccataGCATGAGCAAATTATAAACAGGAGAGTTACAGACAAGACTTTCAACTATTAAAGTTCTCAAGGGCCAAATCAACTCATTCAGGACATACTACGCACGAAGTAAGgtacctctttaaaaaaaaaaaaaagtctgagtCTTCTAGCATTGAGCTTCTTcctggtaagaggaaaagatgaATCGAAACAATACATCTCGCTGCAGCATGAGAAAGTcagattttgaatttaaatgctaCTTCGTTAAGTTTGAATAAGCACAACTCTAGCATATAAacactttgctttttccaaaaataaaggGGGACAAAACAGACAACTTGTGTAGAAACTTTAACCTTTAAGGGAACTTGAATGATTTATTCATAATATTAATGAAGATACTGAATATCTAATCTAGTACAATGTTTTTCAAGTTGTTGGTGACAAAAGGTTCAATGGACACCACTAACCATTAAAAACATTAGTTAGCAAGAGTCTAATTCTTCCAAGGCAGAGATGTTTAGATGTTTATTATACTTTAATTCTTACTCCACAGCTCTGGAAGAACCAAGAAAGAGACAGATGAGCTGCAAGCTGATCTTACATTCAAATAGTTATCGAAATGATCTACTATATACATAAGTGGAAAAAGTGCTGTACTTCATAAAAGCCCTGATGCAGAAACCATTTAAGCCATTTGGCATTCCTCCAGTTACTCTAACACACTTTGGAGTGGACACAGTGACTTATTACCAGCTCTGGAGACTAGAGTCCTCAAGAATTGATTTGAAATCTCATTTAATGGagtttataaaattaaaaggcatCGTTCTCTCTGATCTAACGCTTCCAAGAGAGATCAGTCCCATGAGAGAAGATGATAACCAATCGAGACATTTATAGAGTATTTATATATCTATTCA of the Grus americana isolate bGruAme1 chromosome 1, bGruAme1.mat, whole genome shotgun sequence genome contains:
- the LOC129201545 gene encoding beta-1,4-galactosyltransferase 3-like produces the protein MSLSRVENPCFLLFLFVFQAIFILILYRGGPSNVFRAVLDSHQVLDYSKTHDVYTNLSLFTQAPNEETMPYCSAQSPIFVGPLTITFRVLPSERMIIKKNPFVQSGGRYRPPHCLARYKSAILVAYRNQEKYLHHLLYYIHPFLQRQQLSYSIYLIQQVGNGTFNRAKLLNVGVREALKDEDWDCLLLHDVDLVPENDYNLYVCDEYYPKHMASAMDKFQYILPYKSFFGGVSALTPEHYMKMNGFPNTYWGSGGENDDIAARIRLAGMEIVRTSPHLGRYKVMDYNEEAETREPWRRPTTRHNTRKTWKDDGMNSLEFKLLSKTRHPLYTNITVDIGYVPPFS